The following proteins are encoded in a genomic region of Pseudanabaena sp. BC1403:
- a CDS encoding PII-interacting protein PipX family protein, producing the protein MTEHYLNHPNFGLISCLCRVDEFHDLFTTLFSQRLFLLTTISPKE; encoded by the coding sequence ATGACCGAACACTATTTAAATCATCCTAATTTTGGTTTAATATCCTGCTTGTGTAGGGTCGATGAGTTCCATGATTTGTTTACTACGCTCTTCTCTCAAAGATTATTTTTATTGACTACTATTAGTCCTAAGGAATGA